The nucleotide window TCTTGTGGATCAGGCCTTTGAAAATGAGTTTGGAACATTTATGAAATTTGAAAACCTGACATATTGTCATTTTGAAAATAATTTGATTGACACAGATATGCTGTCAGGCGAGGAAAAAGACTGGATCAATTCATATCACACCATGGTATATGAAAAGCTGTCCCCTGAACTGGATAAGGATGTGGCATCATGGCTCAAGGAAAAAACCCGGCTGATTTAAATGAAAAAAAGATCAGGCCCGGAGTAATTTATTGTAGCTGAGGGAATTTTTGTGGTATAAAAAGTATTATCTTTTTTGCTTTTCATGTTCATTTTCATTATGCAGTCACCTGTATTCGTTTCCTTTGTGGCTGGTCTTGCTATGGAATCAAATGATTTGATGAAATTTTTTGTGCAGAAACCCGTTTTTGATTTTTGATTGATTTGGCACGTTTTTTGGTTGTCTATATGTTTGATCGTTTATCTGATTGTCTGATAGAAAAGTTTTGATAAGAATAACATCAGAACAGATGTGAAAATTATCCATCAGGCAAAAATAGTTTGTTTAAAAAAAGGAGAAAAATAATGGTCAGCTGGTTATGTAGTAAATGTGGGTATACGCTTGAAGCAGATACCCCGCCCGAAGAGTGCCCGTCCTGCAAGAGCGATTGTTCCTTTGTTGATAATTCCTGCTATACGCCGGATTGCGAAGGAAAGCCAAATGATCCTCAAATCAAGGGAGAGGATTGAAAAAAACAGAATAAATCGAATGCCGGGAGGTTGTTATGACAAAAAAATACAGAATAAAAACGTCTTGCCCCCAGTGTGGATGTTCAGGAGTGTCTCACCTGTCTGAAGAGGAAATTAAAAAACGGTATGGAGATGTGCCCAATATCGAACTTGAATGTCATGAGTGCATGATGATTATGGATGCGGATGTTCAAGAAGATACAAATGCGGATGAGTGAATAGATCACCAATACCAAAGCGTATCACTGGGCAATAAAACATATGCGGCATGGGATAACATCCCATGCCTTTGATTTTAATGATTGTTTTGTGCCGGTTAAATCGTATGCTTTCGCAAGAAAAAATTGAATCACGCCTTTGACCGGGGTATTGTATTGCTCCAATCTTTATTATGATGTCTGGTGTCCGGATGGCTTTGAGACAGGTTTGTATTGTTGTGGCATGATACAAGAGTTTCTCTTGATTGATACAAAGAGGGCAATATTCGTGAGGAAGTTAAATGTGAAAAGTATTGAAGCTGAAATGGTTTTCAAAAAGAAATGACTTTAAATATGTGAAGGAAGAAAGGAATTCAAAGTGGCTGAACCCAAGGATATATACCAATGTCAAACAGTGAATTGCGGTTATCTTTATAATCCTGATAAAGGAGACAGAAAAGGAAAGATTGCAAAGGGAACAAAATTTGAGGATCTTCCGGATAGCTGGAGATGTCCTGTGTGCGGTGCAAGTACCAAGTCATTAAAATCGCTTGGTTAAGTTAAGGGTATAAAGAATAGACGGTTTTAATATTGATATGAAATTTAAAAAGAGGATTTGATATGAAATGGATGCAGTTTTTTACACCTGCTAAATCGTTAGACTTTAAAGAGACGGAAAATTATATTTCTCAACATCCGGGAGAACAGATGACCATACTGGATGTAAGGCAGCCATCGGAATACCAGGATAGCCATATTCCGGGTGCCGTCCTTATTCCTTTGCCCCAGCTGTCGGACCGGCTGGGTGAGCTTGACCCCGAGCGTCCCACCCTGGTTTATTGAGCAGTAGGAGGGCGCAGCCGTGTTGCTGCTCAGATGCTTGCCGGAAAGGGGTTTAAAAGCGTATTTAATGTGTCAGGCGGGATAAAGGCCTGGCAGGCGAAAACCGCAATTGGCCCCCAGGATCTTGGAATGGACCTTTTCAGTGGCAAAGAAGAACCTCTGGATGTGTTAAAAGTGGCATATTCTCTTGAACAGGGGTTATGCGAATTTTATAATACCATGGAAAAACAAGCAAAAAAGAAACAGGTGAAAGATCTTTTTGGCAAATTATCTGAAATCGAAGTGAAACATCAGATGTCTATTTATAAGGCATATAATGAGATCAGTGCCGAGAAAGTGAGTAAGGATAAGTTTGAAACAATGGTTGAAGCAAAGGCTTTGGAAGGTGGTATGACGACAAAAGAATATCTTGATCTTTTCAAGCCTGATCTTGATTCTGAAATTGAAGTAATTTCCCTTGCCATGTCAATCGAGGCCCAGGCCCTGGATCTGTATCAGAGAGTTGCTTTGAAAATTGAAAACAAGGAATCAAAAGCGATGGTCAATAAAATTGCCAATGAAGAAAAAGCGCATTTGGCAAGCCTGGGTAAACTAATGGATGCTCTTTAGCCTGAATGTCACAAAGAACCTGAAGGTAACATGTAACCCGGATGTCCCATGTAATTTGAAGCTCATACCTAAAAGGAGAATGAATTTGAACAAAAATCTTGTGCTTGTCGGAGGAGGTCATGCGCATATGATGACCCTTGAAAATATCGGTAAATTTGTTG belongs to Desulfobacula toluolica Tol2 and includes:
- a CDS encoding rubredoxin-like domain-containing protein, with amino-acid sequence MVSWLCSKCGYTLEADTPPEECPSCKSDCSFVDNSCYTPDCEGKPNDPQIKGED
- a CDS encoding rubredoxin, with protein sequence MAEPKDIYQCQTVNCGYLYNPDKGDRKGKIAKGTKFEDLPDSWRCPVCGASTKSLKSLG
- a CDS encoding rhodanese-like domain-containing protein produces the protein MKWMQFFTPAKSLDFKETENYISQHPGEQMTILDVRQPSEYQDSHIPGAVLIPLPQLSDRLGELDPERPTLVYUAVGGRSRVAAQMLAGKGFKSVFNVSGGIKAWQAKTAIGPQDLGMDLFSGKEEPLDVLKVAYSLEQGLCEFYNTMEKQAKKKQVKDLFGKLSEIEVKHQMSIYKAYNEISAEKVSKDKFETMVEAKALEGGMTTKEYLDLFKPDLDSEIEVISLAMSIEAQALDLYQRVALKIENKESKAMVNKIANEEKAHLASLGKLMDAL